A portion of the Aythya fuligula isolate bAytFul2 chromosome 10, bAytFul2.pri, whole genome shotgun sequence genome contains these proteins:
- the TCTA gene encoding T-cell leukemia translocation-altered gene protein, with protein MMAAGGWEAPWKALGALGRELAAEWAAQDVRAALCQLLLLWLGLSLLGVRLAWRAYGGAVAALCYRPAARRPPGTGSGTATGSGSARPRAHSLSPAGRNGAAERHCPPREGPPAEPGKTHRE; from the exons atgatggcggcgggcggctggGAGGCGCCGTGGAAGGCACTGGGAGCGCTGGGCCGGGAGCTGGCGGCCGAGTGGGCGGCGCAGGACGTGCGGGCAGcgctgtgccagctgctgctgctctggctcGGGCTCAGCCTGCTGGGGGTCCGCCTGGCCTGGAGGGCCTACGGAGGGGCCGTGGCCGCTCTCTGCTACCGCCCGGCCGCCCGCCGGCCCCCCGGTACCGGCAGCGGCACCGCCACCGGCAgcggcagcgcccggccccgcgcccacTCCCTGTCCCCCGCCGGCCGCAACGGCGCCGCTGAGCGGCACTGCCCGCCCCG GGAGGGCCCGCCAGCTGAGCCGGGGAAGACGCACCGCGAGTGA
- the AMT gene encoding aminomethyltransferase, mitochondrial: MLRVGGRAALCRGRPGFAALSGAGVGAEPGRAEPGGLKRTPLDALHRSRGGRMVPFAGWSLPVQYGRGHLESHLHTRSHCSLFDVSHMLQTRVYGRDRVKFLESLVVGDIAELKPGQGTLTLLTNERGGIVDDLIVTNTAEEHLYVVSNAGCADKDLAIMKGRAAELRAAGSDVHLEVSDNALLALQGPSMAQVLQAGLSDDLAKLSFMTSITTTVFRVPGCRVTRCGYTGEDGVEISVPAGQAVELAERLLGVPEVWPAGLAARDSLRLEAGLCLYGNDIDETTTPAEAGLMWTLGKRRRAAMDFPGAAIIMAQAKEKPKRRRVGLTSVGPPVRPHAVILDPEGRPVGTVTSGCPSPSLGKNIAMGYVEAAHSRPGTALAVEVRKKQHPALVTKMPFVPTHYYVAK; this comes from the exons ATGCTGCGGGTCGGGGGCCGCGCCGCGCTGTGCCGGGGCCGCCCGGGCTTTGCGGCGCTGAGCGGGGCCGGGGTcggggccgagccgggccgggccgagccgggggGGCTGAAGCGGACGCCGCTGGACGCCCTGCACCGGTCCCGGGGGGGCAGGATGGTGCCGTTCGCCGGCTGGAGCCTGCCCGTGCAGTACGGCCGCGGGCACCTCGAGTCCCACCTGCACACCCGCAGCCACTGCTCCCTCTTCGACGTGTCCCACATGCTGCAG ACGCGGGTGTACGGCCGGGACCGCGTTAAGTTCCTGGAGAGCCTGGTGGTGGGGGACATCGCCGAGCTGAAGCCGGGCCAG GGCACGCTGACGCTGCTCACCAACGAGCGGGGTGGCATCGTGGACGACCTCATTGTCACCAACACGGCAGAGGAGCACCTCTACGTGGTGTCCAATGCAGGCTGTGCCGACAAGGACTTGGCCATCATGAAG GGCAGAGCGGCGGAGCTGCGGGCTGCCGGCAGTGACGTGCACCTGGAGGTCTCAGACAAcgcgctgctggctctgcaag GCCCCTCCATGGcgcaggtgctgcaggcagggctgtcaGACGACCTGGCCAAGCTGTCCTTCATGACCAGCATCACCACGACCGTCTTCCGCGTGCCGGGCTGCCGGGTCACGCGCTGCGGCTACACGGGCGAGGACGGCGTGGAG ATCTCGGTGCCCGCGGGGCAGGCGGTGGAGCTGGCCGAGCGGCTGCTGGGTGTCCCCGAGGTGTGGCCGGCGGGGCTGGCGGCCAGGGACAGCCTGCGCCTGGAGGCCGGGCTCTGCCTGTACGGGAACGACATCGATGAGACCACCACACCAGCTGAGGCCGGGCTGATGTGGACCTTGG GCAAGCGCCGGCGTGCGGCCATGGACTTCCCCGGCGCGGCCATCATCATGGCACAAGCCAAGGAGAAGCCGAAGCGCAGGCGCGTGGGGCTGACCTCGGTGGGGCCCCCTGTCCGGCCACACGCAGTCATCCTGGACCCTGAGGGCAGGCCTGTGG GCACGGTGACCAGCGGGTGCCCCTCGCCCTCCCTGGGCAAGAACATCGCCATGGGGTACGTGGAGGCCGCGCACAGCCGCCCGGGCACCGCGCTCGCCGTCGAggtgaggaagaagcagcaccCGGCGCTGGTCACCAAGATGCCCTTTGTGCCCACCCACTACTACGTGGCCAAGTGA
- the NICN1 gene encoding nicolin-1, producing MSGAAGPGRAPLPCAARAAAALQLPGGAEAARPGVAVIDLRFPRGGAADVQEIVFKNFYTAFLSLRVQRAGPPGPRRWVTCLRDHRLMPSPHTEEGSQDYFSLRRHQMLCDMEQVTALRFILRQPSPAWLHFSIEELQVFPPAQKSPQQDFPSWLSQLTPPEQPASPHRELPDPEKVSTEVQQMWVLTEVIRARQAAARIGRFDVDGCYDVNLLSYT from the exons ATGtcgggagcggcggggccgggccgcgccccGCTGCCCTGCgccgcccgcgccgccgccgcgctgcaGCTGCCCGGGGGGGCCGAGGCGGCTCGGCCCGGGGTGGCCGTCATCGACCTGCGCTTCCCCCGGGGCGGCGCCGCCGAT GTGCAGGAGATCGTCTTCAAGAACTTCTACACCGCCTTCCTCAGCCTGCGGGTGCAGCGGGCCGGCCCCCCCGGGCCCCGCAGGTGGGTCACCTGCCTCCGCGACCACCGCCTGATGCCCAGCCCGCACACCGAGGAGGGCTCCCAGGATTACTTCTCGCTCCGCCGACACCAG ATGCTGTGCGACATGGAGCAGGTGACGGCGCTGCGCTTCATCCTGCGGCAGCCCTCCCCGGCCTGGCTGCACTTCAGCATCGAGGAGCTGCAGGTGTTCCCCCCGGCACAGAAG AGCCCCCAGCAGGATTTCCCCTCCTGGCTCTCCCAGCTGACCCCTCCGGAGCAGCCGGCCAGCCCGCACAGG GAGCTCCCCGACCCGGAGAAGGTGTCGACGGAGGTGCAGCAAATGTGGGTGCTGACGGAGGTGATCCGGGCTCGCCAGGCGGCCGCCCGCATCGGCCGCTTCGAC GTGGACGGCTGCTACGATGTCAACCTCCTCTCCTACACCTGA